One genomic region from Halococcus qingdaonensis encodes:
- a CDS encoding 2-oxoacid:ferredoxin oxidoreductase subunit beta, translating to MSSDVRFTDFKSDKQPTWCPGCGDFGTMNGMMKALANTGNDPDNTFVVAGIGCSGKIGTYMHSYALHGVHGRALPVGIGVKSANPDLEVMVSGGDGDGYSIGAGHFVHAARRNMDMTYVVMDNRIYGLTKGQFSPTSREDFETSTSPDGPKQSPVNPLALALAADGTFIAQSFSSDAQRHEEIVQQAVEHDGFGFVNVYSPCVTFNDVDTYDYFRDTIVDVEDEDHDPTDRDAAREKITNDTEYQGVIYQDEDSVPYNERHGLDSNMADIPDGAPEDATDLVREFY from the coding sequence ATGAGCTCAGACGTCAGATTCACCGACTTCAAGTCCGACAAACAGCCGACGTGGTGTCCGGGCTGCGGCGACTTCGGCACCATGAACGGGATGATGAAGGCGCTCGCCAACACGGGCAACGACCCCGACAACACCTTCGTCGTCGCCGGCATCGGCTGCTCGGGCAAGATCGGAACGTACATGCACAGCTACGCGCTCCACGGCGTTCACGGGCGCGCACTCCCCGTTGGCATCGGCGTCAAAAGCGCCAATCCCGACCTCGAAGTGATGGTCTCGGGCGGCGACGGCGACGGCTACTCGATCGGCGCGGGTCACTTCGTCCACGCGGCGCGGCGCAACATGGACATGACCTACGTCGTGATGGACAACCGCATCTACGGCCTCACCAAGGGCCAGTTCTCGCCCACCAGCCGCGAGGACTTCGAGACCTCGACCTCGCCGGACGGTCCGAAACAGTCACCCGTCAACCCGCTCGCGCTCGCGCTCGCGGCCGACGGCACCTTCATCGCCCAATCGTTCTCCTCGGACGCCCAGCGCCACGAGGAGATCGTCCAGCAGGCTGTCGAGCACGACGGCTTCGGCTTCGTCAACGTCTATAGCCCCTGCGTAACGTTCAACGACGTCGACACCTACGACTACTTCCGCGACACCATCGTCGACGTCGAGGACGAGGACCACGACCCGACCGACCGCGACGCCGCCCGCGAGAAGATCACCAACGACACCGAATACCAGGGCGTCATCTACCAGGACGAGGACTCGGTCCCTTACAACGAACGCCACGGCCTCGACTCGAACATGGCCGACATCCCCGACGGCGCTCCCGA
- a CDS encoding 2-oxoacid:acceptor oxidoreductase subunit alpha, whose product MPDDLNWAIGGEAGDGINSTGKIFAQALSRAGRQVFTSKDFASRIRGGYTAYKVRSSTERVESVVDRLDVLIALTQRTVEENMDELHEGSVIIYDGERTMMEDFEAPEGMIDLPVPLKSLAEDAGGAIMQNIVALGAACEIANFPIDNLDEALEKRFGDKGQSIIDNNQEAARLGEEYVQEEYDRDEFGYNIETTDNDYVLLNGDEAIGMGAIAAGCRFYSGYPITPATDVMEYLKGRLERYGGHVMQTEDELSAINMALGAARAGARAMTATSGPGIDLMAETFGLVAQSETPLVICDVMRSGPSTGMPTKQEQGDLNMTLFGGHGEIPRFVVAPTTVSECFHKTIEAFNYAEKYQTPVYLVSDLALAVTEQTFAPEEFDMDAVEIDRGKLVGEDEIDTWLNDSDQFQPHFPAADGISPRTLPGTSGGAHMTTGLEHDELGRRTEEQEVRIEQVDKRNQKVETAKEEEEWDYREFGDSDADTLVLSWGSNEGAMREAIGFLDEADVSVRFISVPYLFPRPDLSDEIEAADDVIVVECNATGQFADVIEHDTLTRLKRVNKYNGVRFKADELAERITEELDTPQEVPT is encoded by the coding sequence ATGCCAGATGATTTGAACTGGGCCATCGGTGGGGAGGCCGGCGACGGCATCAATTCGACGGGGAAGATCTTCGCCCAAGCGCTCTCGCGCGCGGGCCGACAGGTTTTCACCTCGAAGGACTTCGCCTCGCGCATCCGCGGCGGCTACACCGCCTACAAGGTCCGCAGTTCGACCGAACGCGTCGAGTCGGTCGTCGATAGACTCGACGTCCTCATCGCGCTCACACAGCGAACAGTGGAAGAAAACATGGACGAACTCCACGAGGGCTCGGTCATCATCTACGACGGCGAGCGGACGATGATGGAGGACTTCGAGGCCCCCGAGGGAATGATCGATCTCCCCGTACCGCTCAAATCGCTCGCCGAGGACGCCGGCGGAGCGATCATGCAGAACATCGTCGCGCTCGGGGCGGCCTGTGAGATCGCGAACTTCCCGATCGACAACCTCGACGAGGCGCTCGAAAAACGGTTCGGCGACAAGGGCCAGTCGATCATCGACAACAACCAGGAGGCTGCCCGTCTCGGCGAGGAGTACGTCCAGGAGGAGTACGACCGCGACGAGTTCGGCTACAACATCGAAACCACCGACAACGACTACGTCCTCCTGAACGGCGACGAAGCCATCGGCATGGGCGCGATCGCCGCCGGCTGTCGGTTCTACTCGGGCTATCCCATCACCCCCGCGACGGACGTGATGGAGTATCTGAAAGGCAGGCTCGAACGCTACGGCGGCCACGTGATGCAGACCGAGGACGAACTCTCGGCGATCAACATGGCGCTCGGCGCGGCGCGGGCCGGCGCGCGGGCGATGACCGCCACCTCGGGTCCAGGAATCGACCTGATGGCCGAGACGTTCGGCCTCGTCGCCCAGAGCGAAACGCCTCTCGTGATCTGTGACGTGATGCGCTCGGGCCCCTCGACGGGGATGCCGACCAAGCAGGAACAGGGCGATCTCAATATGACGCTGTTCGGCGGTCACGGCGAGATCCCGCGGTTCGTGGTCGCGCCGACGACGGTATCGGAGTGTTTCCACAAGACGATCGAGGCGTTCAATTACGCCGAGAAATACCAGACGCCCGTCTATCTGGTCTCGGACCTCGCGCTGGCGGTCACCGAACAGACGTTCGCCCCCGAGGAGTTCGACATGGACGCCGTCGAGATCGACCGCGGCAAGCTCGTCGGCGAGGACGAGATCGACACGTGGCTGAACGACAGCGATCAGTTCCAGCCACACTTCCCCGCCGCCGACGGCATCAGCCCGCGGACGCTACCCGGAACGTCGGGCGGCGCACACATGACGACGGGTCTCGAACACGACGAGCTCGGTCGACGCACCGAGGAGCAGGAGGTGCGCATCGAGCAGGTCGACAAGCGAAACCAGAAGGTCGAGACCGCGAAGGAAGAGGAAGAGTGGGACTACCGCGAGTTCGGGGATAGCGACGCCGACACGCTCGTGCTCTCGTGGGGCTCGAACGAGGGCGCGATGCGCGAGGCGATCGGTTTCCTCGACGAGGCGGACGTCTCGGTCCGGTTCATCTCGGTGCCGTATCTGTTCCCGCGGCCGGATCTCTCCGACGAGATCGAGGCCGCCGACGACGTCATTGTCGTCGAGTGTAATGCGACGGGCCAGTTCGCCGACGTCATCGAACACGACACGCTTACACGACTGAAACGGGTAAACAAATATAATGGCGTGCGGTTCAAGGCCGACGAACTGGCCGAGCGGATCACCGAGGAACTCGACACGCCACAGGAGGTCCCCACATGA
- a CDS encoding FAD-dependent oxidoreductase, with protein MEPTRTRIRAVRDVGPDAIALDLETPEEFDARPGQFVKLSLDVDGERLSRFYTLSSPGVEGEFEITVAVDPDGDVGPKLASLEPDDTIVVAGPFGNAYYEDESRTTVLAGGPGVGPAIGIAERTLADGGDSAVVYRDDDPIHDERLTALDEAGAVITVLDGDEPMTDAVADVLAGTPDEQVLVYGFADFLDAATDALQAAGGDPDRAKVENFG; from the coding sequence ATGGAGCCGACACGCACTCGCATCCGCGCCGTCCGGGACGTCGGGCCGGACGCAATCGCGCTCGATCTCGAAACACCGGAGGAGTTCGACGCCCGACCGGGCCAATTCGTCAAACTCTCGCTCGACGTCGATGGCGAACGTCTCTCGCGGTTCTACACGCTCTCCTCGCCGGGTGTCGAGGGGGAGTTCGAGATCACCGTCGCCGTCGATCCTGATGGCGACGTCGGTCCGAAACTCGCTTCCCTGGAACCCGACGATACGATCGTCGTCGCCGGGCCCTTCGGCAACGCCTACTACGAGGACGAATCCCGCACGACCGTCCTCGCCGGCGGGCCGGGCGTCGGCCCCGCCATCGGCATCGCCGAGCGCACGCTCGCCGACGGCGGGGACAGCGCCGTCGTCTATCGTGACGACGATCCCATCCACGACGAGCGCCTCACAGCCCTCGACGAGGCGGGTGCTGTCATCACCGTTCTCGACGGCGACGAACCGATGACCGACGCCGTCGCCGACGTGCTCGCGGGCACGCCCGATGAGCAGGTGCTCGTCTACGGCTTCGCCGACTTCCTCGACGCCGCCACCGACGCGCTCCAGGCCGCCGGCGGCGACCCCGACCGCGCGAAAGTCGAGAACTTCGGCTGA
- a CDS encoding endonuclease/exonuclease/phosphatase family protein, with the protein MRPTVTRRDFIAIAGTVAIGTGTVSADDGDDEPVTFATYNVVDLRTEQVQSSSDEQAAAAARVIQEIRPDVLVLNELTNNRQASRVKDVPSSPSNARAFVENYLSVPQRSDLRGIEYPQTVMPTTNTGVASGLDLDNNDTVDETPGDRTYGNDAYGFGEFPGKYGLAILSRFPIRRDAIRTFRKFLWKDMPDNLLPRDPSTENYLSAAEAEEFRLSSKTHIDVPIEIGDEVVHALAAHPTPPVFDGEGNFNGKRNHDEIRLLADYVAGADYIYDDSGKQGGLDDDSYVLMGDMNAAPGDAETLNAATEYFVENDAFVATPFPTSPGGAAKNGSRSRFWTAEFESQVDYVLPSPDLGRDQSSVVWPSAATTERGLLDAVRTASDHRFVWANVPIEREDADDDPERDDGDDENEDGDDTDDGDEDDEEREEDEEEAEDERDNEKDDGDEEDGTDSDD; encoded by the coding sequence ATGCGACCGACTGTCACACGACGAGATTTCATCGCGATCGCCGGCACCGTCGCCATCGGGACCGGAACCGTCAGTGCGGACGACGGGGACGACGAACCGGTCACGTTCGCGACCTACAACGTCGTCGACCTCCGCACTGAGCAAGTCCAGTCGTCGAGCGACGAACAGGCCGCCGCCGCAGCACGCGTCATTCAGGAGATCCGTCCGGACGTACTGGTGCTCAACGAGCTGACCAACAACCGTCAGGCGAGTCGCGTCAAGGACGTCCCGTCGTCGCCCTCGAACGCCCGCGCATTCGTCGAGAACTACCTCAGCGTCCCCCAGCGCTCCGATCTCCGTGGGATCGAGTATCCACAGACGGTCATGCCGACGACGAACACGGGCGTCGCCAGCGGGCTCGATCTCGACAACAACGATACGGTCGACGAGACGCCCGGCGATCGAACCTACGGCAACGACGCCTACGGGTTCGGGGAGTTCCCCGGCAAATACGGTCTGGCGATCCTCAGTCGATTTCCCATCCGTCGGGACGCGATCCGAACGTTCCGGAAGTTCCTCTGGAAAGACATGCCGGACAACCTGCTCCCGCGTGATCCGAGCACGGAGAACTACCTCTCGGCCGCCGAGGCCGAGGAGTTCCGTCTCTCCTCGAAGACACACATCGACGTCCCGATCGAGATCGGCGATGAGGTCGTCCACGCCCTCGCCGCCCACCCGACACCGCCCGTCTTCGACGGTGAGGGGAACTTCAACGGCAAGCGCAATCACGACGAGATCCGCCTGCTGGCCGACTACGTCGCCGGTGCCGACTACATCTACGACGACAGCGGGAAGCAGGGTGGTCTCGACGACGACTCGTACGTACTGATGGGCGATATGAACGCCGCGCCCGGCGATGCGGAGACCCTCAACGCCGCCACGGAGTATTTCGTCGAGAACGACGCGTTCGTCGCCACACCGTTCCCGACGAGCCCCGGCGGCGCGGCGAAAAACGGATCGCGTTCGCGCTTCTGGACCGCCGAATTCGAGTCTCAGGTCGACTACGTGCTCCCGTCGCCCGATCTCGGCCGTGACCAGTCGTCGGTCGTCTGGCCGAGCGCGGCGACGACCGAACGAGGGTTGCTCGACGCCGTTCGTACCGCCTCGGACCACCGATTCGTCTGGGCGAACGTCCCGATCGAGCGCGAGGACGCGGACGACGACCCCGAGCGAGACGATGGCGACGACGAAAACGAAGACGGCGATGATACCGACGATGGCGATGAGGACGACGAAGAACGCGAAGAAGATGAAGAGGAGGCTGAAGATGAGAGGGACAACGAGAAAGACGATGGAGATGAAGAGGACGGAACGGACAGCGACGATTGA
- a CDS encoding ATP-dependent DNA helicase, producing the protein MSGEESVATHGNDEPSWRTRFGYEQPYDGQADAIETAIETGAEGGYLVMEGACGTGKTMAALTAAGTLLRETDRYDNVLVVTPVKQQRRQFIDDLRTINAGLDDPLSGLALVGKPTLCPYERAGALDRGTQDACEDLRENTASLVAHDGGGDVWWDSARAGELVSEARTDADSWRTLDDNLSTAGHTAPYPTARPTAPESLSESDQSYCPFEADWYAREKSVPVAFDDDENHVVTTDELLAGAVPRGTCPHRAMGTLLDDADVVVGNYNHLFDPRTRALTDGVVDDRTFVIVDEAHRLEGRVRDLLSDRIGIQSLRRARNDVSHLSTLAGQSREHREEVATQLASYEVGTDELQRASEFFDDAIDWLDRRVERYLADEYGDLDRAAEEGRLPENVEIPLRDPETDETDAFSEWANEQYSSGFCKSLHTIGAAVADALDSLDPQRSTVCGDVGRIVTRWWTRDHASYFREITLSRTDRERVEGWERHYTAGLVCYDCLPAEDLRERFSDLGGGVLMSATLEPMDVLRECIGLDRLVETTDDESDDRERPIATRTYDLAYPEANRASWIVDAPAFTARNRGPPSEESEVRETYAYALRELARSPGNVLVCMPSYREAAWAHDRLADAVAKPVLLDEPSSDEATEELKQDFFAGDGKVLVTSTRGTLTEGVDYDGEKLSACAVVGVPLVNVASPRIRAVRRAYGSAFGDEHAFEYALTVPAVRRARQAIGRVIRGPEEVGVRALVDERYTPDAPRSVYEYLPPAERDEWRTMTPMFLDSQLERFWDDHERPNQ; encoded by the coding sequence ATGAGCGGTGAGGAGTCCGTCGCCACCCACGGGAACGACGAGCCGTCGTGGCGCACTCGTTTCGGCTACGAACAGCCCTACGACGGCCAGGCCGACGCCATCGAGACGGCCATCGAGACGGGTGCCGAGGGCGGCTATCTCGTCATGGAGGGGGCCTGTGGCACAGGAAAGACGATGGCCGCGCTCACCGCCGCCGGAACGCTGCTCCGCGAGACCGACCGGTACGACAACGTGCTGGTCGTGACGCCGGTCAAACAGCAGCGCCGGCAGTTTATCGACGACCTGCGGACGATCAACGCCGGACTCGATGACCCTCTCTCCGGGCTCGCACTCGTTGGCAAGCCCACCCTCTGTCCCTACGAACGCGCGGGTGCGCTCGATCGGGGCACACAGGACGCCTGCGAGGACCTCCGGGAGAACACGGCTAGCTTGGTCGCCCACGACGGCGGTGGCGACGTCTGGTGGGACAGCGCCCGGGCGGGCGAACTCGTTTCCGAAGCCCGCACCGACGCCGACTCGTGGCGCACGCTCGACGACAACCTCTCGACCGCCGGCCACACGGCTCCCTACCCGACCGCACGGCCGACCGCACCCGAATCGCTCAGTGAAAGCGATCAGTCCTACTGCCCGTTCGAGGCCGACTGGTACGCCCGCGAGAAATCCGTCCCCGTGGCCTTCGACGACGACGAAAATCACGTCGTCACCACCGACGAACTGCTCGCCGGTGCGGTCCCCAGGGGAACCTGCCCACATCGTGCAATGGGCACGCTGCTCGACGACGCCGACGTGGTGGTCGGCAACTACAACCACCTGTTCGACCCGCGAACACGCGCGCTCACCGACGGCGTGGTCGACGATCGCACGTTCGTCATCGTCGACGAGGCCCATCGACTGGAGGGGCGCGTCCGCGATCTCCTGAGCGATCGAATCGGGATCCAGTCGCTCCGGCGCGCGCGAAACGACGTCTCGCATCTCAGCACGCTCGCGGGCCAGTCGCGCGAGCATCGCGAGGAGGTCGCCACGCAGCTCGCCAGCTACGAGGTCGGTACCGACGAACTCCAGCGGGCCAGCGAGTTCTTCGACGACGCCATCGACTGGCTCGATCGCCGCGTCGAACGCTATCTCGCGGACGAGTACGGCGATCTCGACCGCGCGGCCGAGGAGGGACGACTGCCCGAGAACGTCGAGATCCCGCTGCGCGATCCCGAGACGGACGAGACCGACGCGTTCTCCGAGTGGGCAAACGAGCAGTATTCATCCGGTTTCTGCAAATCGCTCCACACCATCGGCGCGGCCGTCGCGGACGCGCTCGATTCGCTCGATCCCCAGCGCTCGACGGTCTGTGGCGACGTCGGCCGCATCGTGACTCGCTGGTGGACGCGCGATCACGCGAGCTACTTCCGGGAGATCACGCTCTCGCGGACCGATCGCGAGCGCGTCGAGGGCTGGGAGCGCCACTACACCGCCGGACTGGTCTGCTACGACTGCCTACCCGCCGAGGATCTCCGCGAGCGGTTCTCGGATCTCGGCGGCGGCGTCCTGATGAGCGCGACGCTCGAACCGATGGACGTCCTGCGCGAGTGCATCGGTCTCGATCGCCTCGTCGAGACCACGGACGACGAGAGCGACGACCGCGAGCGCCCGATCGCCACGCGGACCTACGATCTCGCCTATCCCGAGGCCAATCGGGCGAGCTGGATCGTCGACGCACCGGCCTTCACTGCGCGCAATCGCGGGCCGCCCAGCGAGGAAAGCGAGGTCCGGGAGACCTACGCCTACGCGCTCCGGGAGCTCGCCCGCAGCCCCGGCAACGTCCTGGTCTGTATGCCGAGCTACCGAGAGGCTGCGTGGGCGCACGACCGCCTCGCCGACGCGGTGGCGAAACCGGTGCTCCTCGACGAGCCGTCGAGCGACGAAGCCACCGAGGAACTCAAACAGGACTTTTTCGCCGGCGACGGCAAAGTCCTCGTCACCTCGACGCGCGGCACGCTCACCGAGGGCGTCGATTACGATGGCGAAAAACTGAGCGCGTGTGCGGTCGTCGGCGTCCCGCTCGTCAACGTGGCCTCACCGCGGATCCGGGCCGTGCGGCGGGCCTATGGTTCGGCCTTCGGCGACGAGCACGCCTTCGAGTACGCGCTCACGGTGCCCGCCGTGCGCCGCGCGCGACAGGCTATCGGCCGGGTGATCAGGGGGCCCGAGGAGGTCGGGGTGCGCGCGCTCGTCGACGAACGCTACACACCGGACGCACCCCGGTCGGTGTACGAGTATCTGCCGCCCGCCGAGCGTGACGAGTGGCGCACGATGACCCCGATGTTTCTCGACTCACAGCTCGAACGGTTCTGGGACGATCACGAGCGACCGAACCAGTAA
- a CDS encoding transporter yields MVARSTWLILAGVILLFLPMPPILSAVAGVGVIIAGVALRFVGDDDN; encoded by the coding sequence ATGGTCGCTCGTTCGACGTGGTTGATCCTCGCCGGAGTCATCCTGCTTTTCCTGCCCATGCCACCCATTCTGAGCGCCGTCGCCGGTGTCGGCGTCATCATCGCGGGCGTGGCGCTCCGGTTCGTCGGCGACGACGACAACTGA
- a CDS encoding CAP domain-containing protein — MFRWLFRTLGWLLSLLVRVAFVVAVVVFAASIAFGGFPAGGDVNGLLGDLGVPADVGDIGALGAVDNDSAGGVGGIGSIVDDGADGSGGTAGAGTNASTVSASNTSELNGTELEYLVHRNVNEERAERGKSNLSFDTDLRPVARYHSTDMADRSYFSHVGPDGETLADRYRRFDYQCRVKTGTLRYATGGENILYTYYDAPVSMDNRTVQYDTQEELARGIVNGWMNSTSHRKNLLKPYWENEAIGVHIEQIDGRTRVYATQNFC; from the coding sequence ATGTTCCGGTGGTTGTTCCGGACGCTCGGGTGGCTGCTGTCGCTCCTCGTCCGCGTCGCGTTCGTGGTCGCCGTCGTCGTCTTCGCCGCCAGCATCGCGTTCGGTGGTTTCCCGGCCGGTGGGGACGTGAACGGCCTGCTCGGCGATCTCGGCGTGCCGGCCGACGTGGGCGACATCGGCGCGCTCGGTGCCGTCGATAACGACAGCGCCGGCGGGGTCGGCGGTATCGGCAGCATCGTCGACGATGGAGCCGATGGATCGGGCGGAACGGCCGGTGCGGGCACGAACGCGTCAACCGTTTCGGCATCAAACACGAGCGAGCTCAACGGCACCGAACTCGAATATCTCGTCCATCGAAACGTCAACGAGGAGCGCGCCGAGCGCGGCAAGTCGAACCTGTCGTTCGACACCGATCTCCGGCCGGTCGCGCGCTATCACAGCACCGACATGGCCGATCGGAGCTACTTCTCGCACGTGGGCCCCGACGGCGAGACGCTCGCGGATCGCTACCGGCGCTTCGACTACCAGTGTCGCGTCAAGACGGGCACCCTCCGGTACGCGACCGGCGGCGAGAACATCCTCTACACCTACTACGACGCACCGGTCTCGATGGACAATCGCACGGTGCAGTACGACACTCAAGAAGAACTCGCCCGCGGCATCGTCAATGGCTGGATGAATTCGACGAGCCACCGGAAGAACCTGCTCAAACCGTACTGGGAGAACGAAGCCATCGGCGTCCACATCGAGCAGATCGACGGCCGGACGCGCGTCTACGCCACCCAGAACTTCTGTTGA
- a CDS encoding NUDIX hydrolase, translating to MNEAERSEQWVTDQLDRLEESYGSAPVHQLGWTVSPTRYERAADADGIERAIAGVHVTNDADEVLLIRDDQDEWACPRGPVEPGESLESGAKRNVREATGITCSIESVERITIIGVGDETDRERSQVYCLVVRFVGSSGPDERVECGGSPVRWRSSRPTDRLDAGVLAI from the coding sequence ATGAACGAGGCCGAACGGTCCGAACAGTGGGTGACGGACCAGCTCGACCGGTTGGAGGAGAGTTACGGCTCCGCACCGGTCCACCAGCTCGGCTGGACCGTCTCCCCGACGCGCTACGAGCGGGCGGCCGACGCCGACGGGATCGAGCGGGCGATCGCGGGCGTCCACGTAACTAACGACGCCGACGAAGTCCTCCTGATCCGCGACGACCAAGACGAGTGGGCTTGCCCGCGCGGGCCCGTCGAACCCGGCGAATCGCTCGAATCGGGCGCGAAGCGGAACGTCCGCGAAGCGACCGGCATCACCTGTTCGATCGAGTCCGTCGAGCGAATCACGATCATCGGTGTCGGCGACGAAACCGACCGCGAACGCTCACAGGTGTACTGTCTGGTCGTGCGGTTCGTCGGCTCGTCGGGCCCCGACGAGCGCGTCGAGTGTGGCGGGAGCCCCGTCCGATGGCGGAGCAGCCGACCGACCGACCGCCTCGACGCCGGCGTGTTGGCCATCTGA
- a CDS encoding S9 family peptidase produces the protein MRSIERYLNIRSAYGASFSPAGDLAFLFDATGTPQVWSLSEPGRWPDQRTFSDERVTAAAFSPEREELIFGMDEGGNERAQLFRLAPDGEIQPLTDDPDTKHRWGGWSHDGERFAFAANRRDKSVFDVYTQGRTETGDDATRVHEGDGWLTVAGFSPSDDRLLVSESQSSFDQNLYVLDLDTQEIDHVTPHDGDVRFLDPAWSPDGDALYLVTDREYDTLSLARLDLGSGDLEIVADGDGWNVEGITLDEDTGRLVYARNVDGYTDLTVGRLADDGIEEFPTPDLPEGVAGGVAFDADAERFAVTVTGRRENTNVHVVDVETGESERWTNASAAGLDRESFRMPELVRYESFDGREIPAFFSLPADVEKGETPVVVDIHGGPESQRRPSFSPVTQYLLDVGYAVFEPNVRGSTGYGKAYTHLDDRDKRMDSVADIERGVAWLHEQPAVDPERIAVMGGSYGGFMTLASLTEYPDLWAAGVDIVGIADFTTFLENTGSWRRALREAEYGSLADDRELLESISPLTSIERIDAPLFVLHGENDPRVPVGEAEQVAARVGERVPVETLIFDDEGHGIVKRDNRIEAYTAIADFLAEHV, from the coding sequence ATGCGATCGATCGAACGCTATCTCAACATCCGTAGCGCCTACGGCGCGAGCTTCTCACCCGCCGGTGATCTCGCCTTCCTGTTCGACGCGACGGGCACGCCACAGGTCTGGTCGCTCTCGGAACCCGGCCGGTGGCCCGATCAGCGCACCTTCTCCGACGAGCGCGTCACCGCCGCCGCGTTCTCGCCCGAGCGCGAGGAGCTGATCTTCGGCATGGACGAGGGTGGCAACGAGCGCGCACAGCTCTTCCGGCTCGCCCCGGACGGCGAGATCCAGCCGCTCACCGACGATCCCGACACGAAGCATCGCTGGGGCGGCTGGAGCCACGATGGTGAGCGCTTCGCCTTCGCCGCCAACCGACGCGACAAATCCGTCTTCGACGTCTACACGCAGGGACGCACAGAGACCGGTGACGACGCCACGCGCGTCCACGAGGGTGACGGCTGGCTCACGGTCGCGGGGTTCTCGCCGAGCGACGACCGGCTGCTCGTGAGCGAATCGCAGTCGAGCTTCGATCAGAACCTCTACGTGCTCGATCTCGACACTCAGGAAATCGACCACGTCACGCCACACGACGGCGACGTGCGATTTCTCGATCCGGCATGGAGCCCGGACGGCGACGCGCTCTATCTCGTGACCGACCGCGAGTACGACACGCTCTCGCTCGCCAGACTCGATCTCGGATCGGGCGACCTCGAAATCGTCGCCGACGGTGACGGCTGGAACGTGGAGGGGATCACGCTCGACGAGGACACCGGCCGGCTGGTGTACGCACGCAACGTCGACGGCTACACCGACCTCACCGTCGGCAGGCTCGCCGACGACGGGATCGAGGAGTTCCCCACACCCGATCTACCGGAGGGCGTCGCGGGCGGCGTCGCCTTCGACGCCGATGCCGAGCGCTTCGCCGTCACCGTCACCGGTCGCCGCGAGAATACGAACGTCCACGTCGTCGACGTCGAGACGGGCGAGAGCGAGCGCTGGACGAACGCCTCGGCTGCAGGTCTCGATCGCGAATCGTTCCGCATGCCGGAGCTCGTCCGGTACGAGAGTTTCGACGGTCGAGAGATCCCGGCCTTCTTCTCGTTGCCGGCCGATGTCGAAAAGGGCGAAACACCGGTCGTGGTCGACATCCACGGCGGACCCGAGAGCCAGCGCCGGCCCTCGTTCAGCCCCGTCACGCAGTATCTCCTCGACGTGGGCTACGCGGTCTTCGAGCCGAACGTGCGCGGCTCGACGGGGTATGGGAAGGCCTACACGCATCTCGACGACCGGGACAAGCGGATGGACTCGGTCGCGGACATCGAGCGCGGCGTCGCCTGGCTCCACGAGCAGCCGGCCGTCGACCCCGAACGTATCGCGGTGATGGGCGGTTCGTACGGCGGGTTCATGACGCTCGCGTCGCTCACCGAGTATCCCGACCTGTGGGCGGCCGGCGTGGACATCGTCGGCATCGCCGATTTCACGACCTTCCTCGAGAACACCGGCTCCTGGCGGCGCGCGCTGCGCGAGGCTGAGTACGGCTCGCTGGCGGACGACCGCGAACTCCTCGAGTCGATCAGTCCGCTCACCAGCATCGAGCGTATCGACGCGCCGCTGTTCGTCCTGCACGGCGAGAACGATCCACGAGTGCCCGTCGGCGAGGCCGAGCAGGTCGCCGCGCGCGTCGGCGAGCGCGTCCCCGTCGAAACATTGATCTTCGACGACGAGGGTCACGGCATCGTCAAGCGCGACAACCGCATCGAAGCCTACACCGCGATCGCCGACTTCCTCGCCGAGCACGTCTGA